From a region of the Ovis aries strain OAR_USU_Benz2616 breed Rambouillet chromosome 2, ARS-UI_Ramb_v3.0, whole genome shotgun sequence genome:
- the RNF20 gene encoding E3 ubiquitin-protein ligase BRE1A isoform X1: MSGIGNKRAAGEPGTSVPPEKKTAVEDSGTTVETIKLGGVSSTEELDIRTLQTKNRKLAEMLDQRQAIEDELREHIEKLERRQATDDASLLIVNRYWSQFDENIRIILKRYDLEQGLGDLLTERKALVVPEPEPDSDSNQERKDDRERGEGQEPAFSFLATLASSSSEEMESQLQERVESSRRAVSQIVTVYDKLQEKVELLSRKLNSGDNLMVEEAVQELNSFLAQENTRLQELTDLLQEKHCTMSQEFSKLQSKVETAESRVSVLESMIDDLQWDIDKIRKREQRLNRHLAEVLERVNSKGYKVYGAGSSLYGGTITINARKFEEMNAELEENKELAQNRHCELEKLRQDFEEVTSQNEKLKVELRSAVEEVVKETPEYRCMQSQFSVLYNESLQLKAHLDEARTLLHGTRGTHQRQVELIERDEVSLHKKLRTEVIQLEDTLAQVRKEYEMLRIEFEQTLAANEQAGPINREMRHLISSLQNHNHQLKGEVLRYKRKLREAQSDLNKTRLRSGSALLQSQSSTEDPKDEPAEPKQDPEDLAAQSAASKASQEEVNEIKSKRDEEERERERREKEREREREREKEKEREREKQKLKESEKERESAKDKEKGKHDDGRKKEAEIIKQLKIELKKAQESQKEMKLLLDMYRSAPKEQRDKVQLMAAEKKSKAELEDLRQRLKDLEDKEKKENKKMADEDALRKIRAVEEQIEYLQKKLAMAKQEEEALLSEMDVTGQAFEDMQEQNIRLMQQLREKDDANFKLMSERIKSNQIHKLLKEEKEELADQVLTLKTQVDAQLQVVRKLEEKEHLLQSNIGTGEKELGLRTQALEMNKRKAMEAAQLADDLKAQLEMAQKKLHDFQDEIVENSVTKEKDMFNFKRAQEDISRLRRKLETTKKPDNVPKCDEILMEEIKDYKARLTCPCCNMRKKDAVLTKCFHVFCFECVKTRYDTRQRKCPKCNAAFGANDFHRIYIG, translated from the exons gaggagtTAGACATTCGAACACTGCAAACCAAAAATCGCAAACTGGCAGAAATGCTGGATCAACGGCAGGCCATCGAAGATGAACTCCGTGAACACATTGAAAAACTGGAACGAAGACAGGCCACTGATGATGCCTCACTATTGATTGTCAACCGGTACTGGAGTCAG TTTGATGAAAACATCCGTATCATCCTTAAGCGTTATGATCTGGAGCAAGGTTTGGGAGACCTACTCACAGAGAGAAAAGCCCTTGTTGTGCCCGAGCCAGAACCAGACTCTGATAGCAATCAAGAACGGAAAGATGACCGGGAGAGAG GGGAAGGGCAAGAGCCAGCTTTCTCTTTCCTTGCTACTTTGGCCAGCAGTTCCAGTGAAGAGATGGAATCTCAGCTGCAGGAGCGCGTGGAGTCCTCCCGCCGAGCAGTGTCCCAGATTGTGACCGTCTATGATAAACTGCAAGAAAAGGTGGAGCTCTTATCACGGAAGCTGAACAGTGGAG ACAATCTGATGGTGGAGGAAGCAGTGCAGGAGCTGAATTCCTTCCTTGCACAAGAGAACACGAGGCTCCAAGAACTGACAGACCTCCTTCAGGAGAAGCATTGCACCATGTCTCAGGAG TTTTCCAAGTTGCAGAGTAAAGTGGAGACAGCTGAGTCACGAGTGTCTGTCCTGGAGTCCATGATCGATGACCTGCAGTGGGATATCGACAAAATTCGAAAGCGGGAACAGCGACTTAACCGACACTTAGCAGAAGTCTTAGAACGG GTAAATTCAAAAGGTTATAAAGTGTATGGTGCAGGGAGCAGTCTCTATGGTGGCACAATCACCATCAACGCCCGGAAG TTTGAGGAAATGAATGCGGAGCTTGAGGAGAACAAAGAGTTGGCTCAGAACCGTCACTGTGAGCTGGAGAAACTTCGGCAAGACTTCGAGGAGGTCACTTcacaaaatgaaaaactgaag GTGGAATTACGGAGTGCGGTGGAGGAAGTGGTCAAGGAGACTCCAGAATATCGCTGCATGCAGTCACAGTTCTCCGTGCTGTACAATGAGAGTCTACAGTTGAAAGCACACTTGGATGAGGCTCGGACCCTGCTTCATGGCACCAGGGGAACCCACCAACGTCAGGTTGAGCTCATTGAG CGAGATGAGGTTAGTCTTCATAAGAAGCTGAGGACGGAAGTGATCCAGCTGGAGGATACACTGGCCCAGGTCCGCAAGGAGTATGAGATGCTGAGGATAGAATTCGAGCAGACCCTTGCTGCCAATGAACAAGCAG GCCCCATAAACCGGGAGATGCGCCACCTCATCAGTAGCCTCCAGAATCACAACCACCAGCTGAAAGGGGAGGTCCTAAGGTATAAGCGGAAACTGAGAGAAGCCCAGTCTGACCTGAACAAG ACCCGGCTGCGCAGTGGCAGTGCCCTCCTGCAGTCTCAGTCCAGTACTGAGGACCCTAAGGACGAGCCTGCGGAGCCAAAACAGGATCCTGAGGACTTAGCCGCCCAGTCTGCTGCATCAAAGGCATCTCAGGAGGAGGTCAACGAAATTAAGTCCAAACGCGATGAGGAAGAGCGAGAAcgagaaaggagggagaaagagagggagcgAGAAAGAGAgcgggagaaggagaaggagcgAGAACGAGAGAAGCAGAAACTAAAAGAGtcggaaaaagagagagagtctgctaaggataaagagaaagggaaacatgatgatggaaggaaaaaggaagcgGAAATTATCAAACAGTTGAAGATTGAACTCAA GAAAGCACAGGAGAGCCAAAAGGAGATGAAACTGTTGCTGGATATGTACCGCTCTGCCCCAAAGGAGCAGAGAGACAAGGTTCAGCTGATGGCAGCAGAGAAGAAGTCTAAGGCAGAG TTGGAAGATTTAAGACAAAGACTCAAGGATCTGGAGgataaggagaaaaaagagaataaaaaaatggCTGATGAAGATGCCTTAAGGAAGATCCGGGCAGTAGAGGAGCAGATAGAATACCTCCAGAAGAAGCTGGCCATGGCCAAGCAG GAAGAAGAAGCTCTCCTCTCTGAGATGGACGTCACAGGCCAGGCCTTTGAAGATATGCAGGAGCAAAATATCCGTTTGATGCAGCAGCTGAGGGAGAAGGATGATGCAAACTTCAAGCTCATGTCAGAGCGTATCAAGTCCAATCAGATCCATAAGCTgctgaaagaagagaaggaggaactGGCAGACCAAGTTTTGACTCTGAAGACTCAG gtTGATGCCCAGTTACAGGTAGTGAGGAAACTGGAGGAGAAGGAGCACCTGTTGCAGAGCAACATCGGCACAGGGGAGAAGGAGCTGGGCCTTAGGACCCAGGCCTTGGAGATGAATAAACGCAAG GCAATGGAGGCAGCCCAGCTTGCAGATGACCTCAAAGCACAGTTGGAGATGGCTCAGAAGAAGCTACATGATTTTCAGGATGAGATTGTAGAGAACAGTGTCACCAAAGAAAAAGATATGTTCAATTTCAAACGGGCCCAg GAAGACATCTCTAGACTTCGAAGGAAGCTGGAGACCACGAAGAAACCAGACAATGTACCCAAATGTGATGAGATTCTGATGGAGGAGATTAAGGACTACAAG GCACGCCTGACCTGTCCATGTTGCAACATGCGTAAAAAGGATGCTGTCCTTACCAAGTGTTTTCACGTTTTCTGCTTTGAGTGTGTGAAGACCCGCTATGATACCCGCCAGCGCAAATGTCCCAAGTGTAACGCTGCCTTTGGTGCCAACGATTTCCATCGCATCTACATAGGTTGA
- the RNF20 gene encoding E3 ubiquitin-protein ligase BRE1A isoform X2 — translation MLDQRQAIEDELREHIEKLERRQATDDASLLIVNRYWSQFDENIRIILKRYDLEQGLGDLLTERKALVVPEPEPDSDSNQERKDDRERGEGQEPAFSFLATLASSSSEEMESQLQERVESSRRAVSQIVTVYDKLQEKVELLSRKLNSGDNLMVEEAVQELNSFLAQENTRLQELTDLLQEKHCTMSQEFSKLQSKVETAESRVSVLESMIDDLQWDIDKIRKREQRLNRHLAEVLERVNSKGYKVYGAGSSLYGGTITINARKFEEMNAELEENKELAQNRHCELEKLRQDFEEVTSQNEKLKVELRSAVEEVVKETPEYRCMQSQFSVLYNESLQLKAHLDEARTLLHGTRGTHQRQVELIERDEVSLHKKLRTEVIQLEDTLAQVRKEYEMLRIEFEQTLAANEQAGPINREMRHLISSLQNHNHQLKGEVLRYKRKLREAQSDLNKTRLRSGSALLQSQSSTEDPKDEPAEPKQDPEDLAAQSAASKASQEEVNEIKSKRDEEERERERREKEREREREREKEKEREREKQKLKESEKERESAKDKEKGKHDDGRKKEAEIIKQLKIELKKAQESQKEMKLLLDMYRSAPKEQRDKVQLMAAEKKSKAELEDLRQRLKDLEDKEKKENKKMADEDALRKIRAVEEQIEYLQKKLAMAKQEEEALLSEMDVTGQAFEDMQEQNIRLMQQLREKDDANFKLMSERIKSNQIHKLLKEEKEELADQVLTLKTQVDAQLQVVRKLEEKEHLLQSNIGTGEKELGLRTQALEMNKRKAMEAAQLADDLKAQLEMAQKKLHDFQDEIVENSVTKEKDMFNFKRAQEDISRLRRKLETTKKPDNVPKCDEILMEEIKDYKARLTCPCCNMRKKDAVLTKCFHVFCFECVKTRYDTRQRKCPKCNAAFGANDFHRIYIG, via the exons ATGCTGGATCAACGGCAGGCCATCGAAGATGAACTCCGTGAACACATTGAAAAACTGGAACGAAGACAGGCCACTGATGATGCCTCACTATTGATTGTCAACCGGTACTGGAGTCAG TTTGATGAAAACATCCGTATCATCCTTAAGCGTTATGATCTGGAGCAAGGTTTGGGAGACCTACTCACAGAGAGAAAAGCCCTTGTTGTGCCCGAGCCAGAACCAGACTCTGATAGCAATCAAGAACGGAAAGATGACCGGGAGAGAG GGGAAGGGCAAGAGCCAGCTTTCTCTTTCCTTGCTACTTTGGCCAGCAGTTCCAGTGAAGAGATGGAATCTCAGCTGCAGGAGCGCGTGGAGTCCTCCCGCCGAGCAGTGTCCCAGATTGTGACCGTCTATGATAAACTGCAAGAAAAGGTGGAGCTCTTATCACGGAAGCTGAACAGTGGAG ACAATCTGATGGTGGAGGAAGCAGTGCAGGAGCTGAATTCCTTCCTTGCACAAGAGAACACGAGGCTCCAAGAACTGACAGACCTCCTTCAGGAGAAGCATTGCACCATGTCTCAGGAG TTTTCCAAGTTGCAGAGTAAAGTGGAGACAGCTGAGTCACGAGTGTCTGTCCTGGAGTCCATGATCGATGACCTGCAGTGGGATATCGACAAAATTCGAAAGCGGGAACAGCGACTTAACCGACACTTAGCAGAAGTCTTAGAACGG GTAAATTCAAAAGGTTATAAAGTGTATGGTGCAGGGAGCAGTCTCTATGGTGGCACAATCACCATCAACGCCCGGAAG TTTGAGGAAATGAATGCGGAGCTTGAGGAGAACAAAGAGTTGGCTCAGAACCGTCACTGTGAGCTGGAGAAACTTCGGCAAGACTTCGAGGAGGTCACTTcacaaaatgaaaaactgaag GTGGAATTACGGAGTGCGGTGGAGGAAGTGGTCAAGGAGACTCCAGAATATCGCTGCATGCAGTCACAGTTCTCCGTGCTGTACAATGAGAGTCTACAGTTGAAAGCACACTTGGATGAGGCTCGGACCCTGCTTCATGGCACCAGGGGAACCCACCAACGTCAGGTTGAGCTCATTGAG CGAGATGAGGTTAGTCTTCATAAGAAGCTGAGGACGGAAGTGATCCAGCTGGAGGATACACTGGCCCAGGTCCGCAAGGAGTATGAGATGCTGAGGATAGAATTCGAGCAGACCCTTGCTGCCAATGAACAAGCAG GCCCCATAAACCGGGAGATGCGCCACCTCATCAGTAGCCTCCAGAATCACAACCACCAGCTGAAAGGGGAGGTCCTAAGGTATAAGCGGAAACTGAGAGAAGCCCAGTCTGACCTGAACAAG ACCCGGCTGCGCAGTGGCAGTGCCCTCCTGCAGTCTCAGTCCAGTACTGAGGACCCTAAGGACGAGCCTGCGGAGCCAAAACAGGATCCTGAGGACTTAGCCGCCCAGTCTGCTGCATCAAAGGCATCTCAGGAGGAGGTCAACGAAATTAAGTCCAAACGCGATGAGGAAGAGCGAGAAcgagaaaggagggagaaagagagggagcgAGAAAGAGAgcgggagaaggagaaggagcgAGAACGAGAGAAGCAGAAACTAAAAGAGtcggaaaaagagagagagtctgctaaggataaagagaaagggaaacatgatgatggaaggaaaaaggaagcgGAAATTATCAAACAGTTGAAGATTGAACTCAA GAAAGCACAGGAGAGCCAAAAGGAGATGAAACTGTTGCTGGATATGTACCGCTCTGCCCCAAAGGAGCAGAGAGACAAGGTTCAGCTGATGGCAGCAGAGAAGAAGTCTAAGGCAGAG TTGGAAGATTTAAGACAAAGACTCAAGGATCTGGAGgataaggagaaaaaagagaataaaaaaatggCTGATGAAGATGCCTTAAGGAAGATCCGGGCAGTAGAGGAGCAGATAGAATACCTCCAGAAGAAGCTGGCCATGGCCAAGCAG GAAGAAGAAGCTCTCCTCTCTGAGATGGACGTCACAGGCCAGGCCTTTGAAGATATGCAGGAGCAAAATATCCGTTTGATGCAGCAGCTGAGGGAGAAGGATGATGCAAACTTCAAGCTCATGTCAGAGCGTATCAAGTCCAATCAGATCCATAAGCTgctgaaagaagagaaggaggaactGGCAGACCAAGTTTTGACTCTGAAGACTCAG gtTGATGCCCAGTTACAGGTAGTGAGGAAACTGGAGGAGAAGGAGCACCTGTTGCAGAGCAACATCGGCACAGGGGAGAAGGAGCTGGGCCTTAGGACCCAGGCCTTGGAGATGAATAAACGCAAG GCAATGGAGGCAGCCCAGCTTGCAGATGACCTCAAAGCACAGTTGGAGATGGCTCAGAAGAAGCTACATGATTTTCAGGATGAGATTGTAGAGAACAGTGTCACCAAAGAAAAAGATATGTTCAATTTCAAACGGGCCCAg GAAGACATCTCTAGACTTCGAAGGAAGCTGGAGACCACGAAGAAACCAGACAATGTACCCAAATGTGATGAGATTCTGATGGAGGAGATTAAGGACTACAAG GCACGCCTGACCTGTCCATGTTGCAACATGCGTAAAAAGGATGCTGTCCTTACCAAGTGTTTTCACGTTTTCTGCTTTGAGTGTGTGAAGACCCGCTATGATACCCGCCAGCGCAAATGTCCCAAGTGTAACGCTGCCTTTGGTGCCAACGATTTCCATCGCATCTACATAGGTTGA